Sequence from the Pedobacter sp. D749 genome:
ATGGCAATGCCTGTAATCTTAGTATTCTTATATCGCCTTAAGAGTGCTAAACTTTTCGGATTATCAGCCATGGCTTCGTTTAAATTACGATAATTTACTCTTTTTAAATCGGAGTAGCCCTTGTTAATAAACATCCGATTGTTTACTGTCTGCCGCCTGTAATCTCTAAATCCATAGTATTCACCTTCCATAAGAACATCATCATAAATTACTTCCTGATAAAGATTGAGCTTACCTTCAATAATCCGCTCAGCAAAAGAGGCTTCTCCTAAAAGGCTAAGTTTTCTGGTGTTGGCAAAGAAGCCATCCTGATTATTAAAAAATTTGACCTGTGACACCGGTATCCCCCTTGAATCGGCCCTAAGCGACCACCCACCGGTTAAATCGGGTCGTAACCTGATCTTTTGTGCATAAACTGTAGAATCTGAATAGAAGTACAGAAAGTTTCTGGATTCGTTCAACTGCTGTGAACGGGCGTTCAGGCCATAGCAAGCCATTACGAGAATGAGTAATTTTTTCATTTCGGTTAAATTTGTGTGTGTGACCAATAATACTAAAAATATAGTTCAGGTAAACACAAACCGATATAAATAAAATGTAACATCCCCGAAGCAAAAGAAATTTGCCTTCTAAATAAATTAAGGATAGTGATTACAAAGCGTTCAATTTCTCAATCAAAAACTTCGATACCTCATTAAAATAACGTTTCCTGCCATAGCCCATTACCCATTGTATGCCTTGCGTAGCGTTAGTAATAAAAACTTCTTCAGCTTCTTTTAATATTTCAGGGTTGATTTGTGCCTCAATCAAAGGCATATCGTTCATTTTGCACAACTGCATAATAGCTGTCCGCATTACACCACTTATGCAACCTTCAGCTAATGAGGGCGTATAAATCTGCTTGTTGTACACCACAAAAACGTTAGCGCTAATGCTTTCGCAAAGAAAGCCATATTGGTTCAGGATCATCGCCTCATCCAGGCGGTTTTGACTTTTAAAAAGTCCGGCCATAACATAAAGCAGGGCATTGGCTGTTTTAAAATTCGAGAGTTTATTAACCGGCTTGGTCATTTCGTCAAAAACATCTATGATCAAACCTTTACTGTTTAACTCATATGCAGATGTTTTTAAAGGAATACCTTCTAAAATATAACCTGCTTTATTTATTTCGGGTGTATAAACACCTGCTCCTCCCCTATAAACTGAAAGACGAAAACGCACGTTACCGTTCCATTTGTTGCGTTTTGCCAGATCGGCTGTTTTTTGGCGCAGAAAATAATCATCCATTAAAGCATGACCGTCAATTTTAAGCGCCTTCATGCCAGCTGTTAATCTATCGGCATGTAAATCGGCAAATTGCAGCTTATTATTAATCATCCGCATGCTTTCGAACAGTCCATCGCCAAATTTGAAACTTCTGTTAGAAGCTGTCAGAATCGGGTCATCTACCGCCTGAAATTCATCATTAAATAAGAGGTACTCCTGATGCATATTTTATGATGTAGCGATATAATTTTCCCATTTGGTTAGGCCAGCTTTAAAATCGGGTGGCAATGGCGATTCAAAATAAACATACTCTTTAGTGGTGGGGTGGATAAAACCCAAACTTTGTGCATGTAAAGCCTGACGTGGCAACAATTCGAAACAGTTATCTACAAACTGTTTGTACTTATTAAACGTAGTACCTTTTAAAATCTTATCGCCACCATACATTGCATCGTTAAAAAGCGGGTGACCAATGTGTTGCATGTGTGCCCTGATCTGGTGCGTACGGCCCGTTTCTAACTCACAGCTGATTAAGGTAACATAACCCAAACGTTTTAATACTTTATAGTGTGTTACAGACCATTTCCCTTTTTCTTCATCGTCGTAAATATCCATCACCCGACGGTCTTTCACACTTCTGCCAATGTAACCGGTTACCGTTCCATCGTTTTCGATATCGCCCCAAACCAAAGCAATATATTTACGGGTAATGCTGTGATCAAAAAACTGACGTGCAAGGTGCGTAATCGACTTTTCATTTTTACTGATTAGCAATAAACCCGAGGTATCCTTATCAATACGGTGCACCAGGCCCGGGCGACCATCATTGCCCGGCAGTTGAGGGAGTTGTTCAAAGTGGAATGCCAAAGCATTAACCAAAGTTCCGGTATAATTGTTAAAACCTGGGTGTACCACCATCCCGGCAGCCTTATTTACGACCAAAAGATCGCTATCCTCGTAAATGATATCCAATGGCAAATCTTCAG
This genomic interval carries:
- a CDS encoding aminotransferase class IV, with product MHQEYLLFNDEFQAVDDPILTASNRSFKFGDGLFESMRMINNKLQFADLHADRLTAGMKALKIDGHALMDDYFLRQKTADLAKRNKWNGNVRFRLSVYRGGAGVYTPEINKAGYILEGIPLKTSAYELNSKGLIIDVFDEMTKPVNKLSNFKTANALLYVMAGLFKSQNRLDEAMILNQYGFLCESISANVFVVYNKQIYTPSLAEGCISGVMRTAIMQLCKMNDMPLIEAQINPEILKEAEEVFITNATQGIQWVMGYGRKRYFNEVSKFLIEKLNAL
- a CDS encoding RluA family pseudouridine synthase; the protein is MENVVELQESEEQELYEHLKIIVDKGQSLLRIDKFLMVRVENASRNRIQNAIDAGNVLVNQKQIKASYKVKPHDEISIVLPHPPRDTEVYPEDLPLDIIYEDSDLLVVNKAAGMVVHPGFNNYTGTLVNALAFHFEQLPQLPGNDGRPGLVHRIDKDTSGLLLISKNEKSITHLARQFFDHSITRKYIALVWGDIENDGTVTGYIGRSVKDRRVMDIYDDEEKGKWSVTHYKVLKRLGYVTLISCELETGRTHQIRAHMQHIGHPLFNDAMYGGDKILKGTTFNKYKQFVDNCFELLPRQALHAQSLGFIHPTTKEYVYFESPLPPDFKAGLTKWENYIATS